CAAAAGATagatattttaaactatttaatttgaACTCTTCTTTTGAACTATTTAATTTGCTCCACAAATGTGGTACTGAacactggagaaatggctgctatttcataaaatattgaggttaaaatgtatttttatttttttaaatttccttataaaacattcaaaatcaaccccaaacgtttgaacagtgAATAAAGCAATTATTAAAAGATTGTTAAAAGATCAATGGTAAAAGGACATTCATAAAATGAGAGCTTTATtgataacagattaaaatatacTGATCCCAAATTATCTCACACATACTtttgtccttaaaaaaaaaaagattttaaaatgataaaaaaatcaaacaattgCTGGAATAAGTGGAGCATCCCCACAGAATAAGAAATACACTGATGTAAGATTGAGTGCTAAAATACGtgataactgatcataaataCATACTCAAAATAAGACATTACACCTAAATCGAAAATCGACTTGTTCTACACAAGACAATTCATCTGAACCAAATGACACACAATGATGCAACTAATGGTCCGTTCACACCAAAAACGATaagaataatgaaaatattaGTCCACAGCAGCCAATGCTCATTTCTGTTCATTACAAGCATGGACTGCATTTATGttgtctgtcactttaaatgctcaTGCTCGTCAACTCAAGTGCTTTCTGATTGgctttcaatgtttttattgttcaccagctgcaaaaaaaaaaaaaaataataatttgtgaaaatGATTCCGATAATATTGTTCCTCTGTCGATATTGTTACAGTTGTGGAATCTACTATTCTCATAGAATTACAATGATTTTTACAACTTTATATTTATTCTTACTGTTATTGTCCTTAGCATGAACAggctttaaaggaacactccacttttttttgaaaataggctcattttccaactcccctagagttagttgagttttactgtttttgaatccattcagctgatctccgggtctggcggtagctcTTTTAGCTTATCTTAGCATAGATAAtttaatctgattagaccgttagcatctcgctcaaaaatgatcagagagtttctatatttttcctatttaaaacttgaaacTCCTGTGACACTCCTTTtctgatggaaaatgaaaagttgtgattttctaggctgatatggctagaaactatactctcattctggcttaataatcaaggaactttacTGCCGTACCACGGGTGCTGCAGGCGCAATGATATTATGCAGTGCCTGAAAATATGCTTATTGGAAGTTACTTAGCTGGGACTATTTTCAGGAGCTGCGTAATATCATTGCGGCTGCTGCACTCGGGGTTAACTCTTTGGTCagttttgagcgagatgctaatggtctaatcagattcaatgatctatgctaagctaagctaaaagtgttatcaccagacccggagatcggctgaatggattcaaaaactgtaaaactcaaaaaatgagcctatttaaaaaagaaaagtggagtgttcctttaaatcagAAATCAAACTCAGTTTGGTCAGCGTAGGTGATGAAAGAGTCTTTGGTTGTGCCAAGGCTTTTTATTTATGAGCCCCATCTGGATAATCTCGCTCAGCAGCCACATTTACTAGCTGTCAATCACTTTCTTCCAGAAAACACATGGTGAGAGTCTGGTTTATCACTTGATTTGCGATTTAATGGAGGGAACTAATAAGAGCGAAGGAAACATCACGGGTTGTGAAAAAGCCTCAGTTCTTTTTCTGACAGCTGCTTTTCTCAGCTGTTTCTGGGGCTAAAGACTTGGCTCTAGCTAATGTACGCGCCCTGTGCCCTATAAATGGCATACGAACGCCTCGTTTACTCCATAATAACATTCAAAAAGAGATCACAATCTGGAGAGGAAGTGTACATTGCTACTTCCGCTATACAAGGTCAAAGTAAGACCAGTGTGATTGCTACGGTTCACCATGAACGTAACATCCCAAAACAAACAGATCAAATAAACAGatcaataaatacatgtataaataaacaacatgcaagtgaaaatgaaaaaataaagacaaatggATGACACTTCTGTTTTAGTATGTTTTCACCTCAGATGAGCTAAATGGGTTCGTCCTTCACCTTTCATTACCATGGATCCAGCCATTACTTAAACCTGAGTGTGGGAGAAAACTGTGACCTTGGCCAACACAGAGTAAAGCAAATGTCGTTTTGTGCCTtgatttgcacacacacatacacacacactcttgaaTTGAATCGAATAGGAAAATACTCACACATAATAGAAACACTTAGCTGGCACACATTTGTTCATACATACACACAGGAAATGTGTAGCGCTGCTGTTATGAACCTCACACCCTCAAGGTTTAGAGGTGTGTGTCAGCTAGATAGATTTCCAAGGGAGGAAGTTACAGCCAGATAATGAATCTAATTATTCATGTGCTGCATTTCTCTTTCCAGCGTTATGGGCTGTGGGTAGATCAGGGTTTTCAGTCCCACCCATTGTCCTTGATCATGTGGGCCAGCTCGATGATGAATTTGCCCTCCTTGTATTTCTGACTGCTTTCGAAGGCATACTCCTGAGGGAAAGAagaagagggagggagagagaaaaagagaaacagtGAAGAGAACGAGCTTGTGGTCACCTCAAAGTCAAGATCCGCTGATCCAAAAATAATGGACAGCTGTTGGGAAGCTTTTCTGGATATGTAATAAATGGTAAACCTCGCAAGTGTAAGGGTAGTTTAACCAAACTGCAGGAAGCCATTCTGTTGGtatgacaaaaacaaatataataggAAATTATATCTTAGAGCATACCCTGCCTGAAGACCTTCATGATTTACgtcatatttcttaaatatattttttatgatactGAAAGATGAATTAAGGTTGTCATATCAAACTGTAATGATTCATTTATGATTCAAAAACTCTTACTACAACTTTTTactaaacaattttaaaaataaactacacATAAAAACACTGATCTGTATTTAAAGTGTTAGGAAAATATAACacaattattatgtatataatataatataatataaaacaatattagattagattattttattttaatattgtattttataataaacattactgttcaaatgtttgtggtcagaaatatatatttttttagtttttgaaacaTGTATTTAAGCACAAATactgaatattattacaataatattacaaaaacttttatatttttaatatatattaaaatgcaatgtatagctacattttttttaataacatttcttaTCAGTACTGAAAACAGTGTTGCTTAATAAATTTGTGGAAACAGGCTTTTTTCGGGATTGTTTGATAAACATAgttgaaaagcatttatttgaaaaataaatattttctagaattatatatatatatatatatatatatatatatatatatatatatatatatatatatatatatatatatatatatatatatatatttcacattgtgTGGCTTTTTTCCTAAATTTATTTAATGCagccttactgaataaaagcattcaaatcTGTTTTTACCTGATGGTTTCTCCGTCTGACTTTAAGTAGAGAGATCACTTAAGTTTTTCAAAAGTGACAAGATTTCAAGATTTTCTGAAGTGCTTTTCACTTTTAACCAGTCTGttacaacaaaaaaattcaaactgTTTGTTCTTGGAAAGCATAAGATACTCAAAGACTGTCAGCAGTAGATTAGTGACATGGGAAGCAGGTCATGAGCGTGTGGAAAAGCTACTTAAAGTATCTCTCTTGATGAACTGTCTCAGAGTCTCTAGCATGTGAGATATGGATGTGTTATCTTGACTGGCTGAAGAAAGCTGTCAAATGTAAGTGTGTGCATGTCCGGTATGAATGATCATGGCTCTTTTTTGAGCTAAGTGGTctttaagtgagtgtgtgtgtccataGTGATCCAGAACGTACGTATTTCCAGCCCAGAGTGGTTTTACAGTTCTCACAGTAGATATCGGCCACTGCGTGAAGACCGGTCAGCAGAACCCTCTCCTCTGCCAGGCCACAGCCCACATTCACCCTGATTGATAAAAAGATGATGTcaaaattctttcttttttgttttgcatgGCTAAGATAAACCAGAGGACTTACACTGAGTTGAAGAGGTAGGCCCTGCCTTGACTCCCTTGAAAAGACtgcaaaggaaaaaaaggaaagatttCTTTTCAAAATTGCCCCAAAACCCCCACATCCTAATAAACACTGAATTGGCTGACATGTTTTACATATCATACATATCATATGAGTAATTCAACCTCATTTACTTGTATTGTGACTGCACAATCAGGTAATCTTTAGGAAAAATCTATTTTCCTTCACTGCTTGGCGGATAGGATTTTCCAGGTGTGAACTGAAATGGGCAGTCATAATTCCGGTGTTTGAAAACGGTTTGGCCATATGGGTGGTTTAATTTTGGTTGTGCTATACTGGATAGTGATGAAGGTGTATCTTAAGGCTAAATAACCTACAAGACCTGATTGAAACCATGAAAACAATGGCTAAACAATACATCAAACATATGAACATAATGATAAACTCTTGTTAATTCATTTTCTGGGAATCAGATCAAAGTGCCTTTTTCAATCGATCAGTTCAAAATGGATTAAATGATTCTTTCAGATTCAGATTTAACGATTCTGATTCAGTGATTTAACAGATTCACAATGATTCATtcaatgatttaaaagaaaattataaaaaataattcttccTTGcctataatatttcacattgaTTTTTACATGAAACATTGGATCTATTTATTTGAATCtattagttttaaataaattatttttgtatttaagagCTGCCAAAGTAACATGAAAACAGTaacatttaattcatgtaaatgttattatataaaaaaagtgtaacatttaaaaaaaataagacgtATACATGAAAGctctcaaatatatttaaaatgtaaggaaaatatataaatattattatcaatttatatcattatatcataCACACTACCTGTCAAATGTTGCGAGTTGgtaatatttgaatgttttcgAAATAAGTTTCAATGaccacaaggctgcatttattttataataatatagtttAAAGAGTAGTTTTgtgatatgttatattttatttataatatataaattataccatttttatatactttaaaatgttttcttcttttcttctgtgatagcaaatctgaatttttaatcgaatttcaatgatttattcaatgatttaaatgaaaattattaaatataattcttCCTTGCCTCAATTATCTTAAACCGATATGTTGCTACTGTTGGCTTGCATGAAACACTGAATGTATTTGGCTATGATAATGATGGTTCCTTACATATTTTTagtgttttcaattttatttttgaatacattcTTTTTGTATTTAAGAGCTGCCaacatgtttataaataaattgaaaatgtggTATTTCCATTTTTAAAGAAGGCAGGTTATAGAGATTTTTAAAGTTACCCAAATGCtggataaagtttttttttaaacaagattcACTACCTGATAGTTAAATCAAAATCACAAGCCTCCTATTATGCAGAACTCTATTAACCTACTTTCAAGTGATTACAATTACTATGTTCCATTCTGACCTTTATTTAGTTCAGAGGGATTCGAACGAATTGAAATCTAATTATCAATTTCAACCTCAACTCCACCCCAGAACCGCCCGCGGTGCACTCGCTCCCCCTTAAACTCAAGTAAGCCTCGTCAGCCCGGATACCACTGGCTTTATTTTGCAAACATAGTATGTGAACAACTAATGAATGAAGCAAAGACAATCTTTTCTAATCTGCACAATCCGTAAG
Above is a window of Carassius auratus strain Wakin chromosome 35, ASM336829v1, whole genome shotgun sequence DNA encoding:
- the LOC113054465 gene encoding protein yippee-like 1; amino-acid sequence: MTRSKTFQAYLPNCHRTYSCIHCRAHLANHDELISKSFQGSQGRAYLFNSVVNVGCGLAEERVLLTGLHAVADIYCENCKTTLGWKYEYAFESSQKYKEGKFIIELAHMIKDNGWD